One window of Bacteroides sp. AN502(2024) genomic DNA carries:
- a CDS encoding endonuclease/exonuclease/phosphatase family protein, with translation MEHIGKFVAYLILAVNALFVGTLILSAYSPYLNPKINPLASSLGLAFPIFLTINLIFIGFWAFVNYRYTLLPALGFLICIPQIRTYIPFNSTTKTIPEGSIKILSYNVMSFSNLKKEDGKNPVLSYLANSNADIICLQEYSTATNKKYLTEQDIKKALKAYPYQSIHQQRKGNAQLACFSKFPILSIHPIKYKSDYNGSIKYVLNVNNDTLTLINNHLESNKLTKEDRGMYEDMIKDPNAQKVKTGLRQLIRKLTEASAIRASQADSVAKAIAESKYPTTIVCGDFNDGSISYTHRILTQKLNDAFTQSGKGLGISYNQNKFYFRIDNILISPNLKAYNCTVDQSIKASDHYPIWCYISKR, from the coding sequence ATGGAACATATTGGCAAATTTGTCGCATATCTGATACTCGCTGTCAACGCTCTCTTCGTGGGAACATTGATCTTAAGCGCTTATAGTCCTTATCTTAACCCGAAAATAAATCCGCTTGCTTCCAGTTTGGGACTTGCATTTCCGATATTCCTGACTATTAATCTGATTTTTATCGGCTTCTGGGCATTCGTCAATTACCGATATACGCTCTTGCCTGCACTCGGTTTTCTGATTTGTATTCCACAGATACGGACTTATATTCCTTTTAACTCCACCACTAAAACAATTCCGGAAGGAAGCATCAAAATCCTATCCTATAACGTGATGAGTTTTAGCAATCTGAAGAAGGAAGATGGGAAAAATCCGGTATTGTCTTATCTTGCAAATAGCAATGCCGATATCATCTGTCTGCAAGAATATAGCACTGCTACCAACAAGAAATACCTGACGGAACAAGACATAAAAAAAGCATTGAAAGCATATCCTTACCAATCCATCCACCAACAAAGGAAAGGAAATGCGCAACTTGCCTGTTTCTCCAAATTCCCCATACTTTCGATACATCCCATCAAATATAAAAGTGATTATAACGGTTCCATAAAATATGTACTGAATGTAAACAACGACACTCTTACATTAATCAACAATCACTTGGAATCTAACAAACTTACCAAAGAAGACAGAGGTATGTATGAGGATATGATTAAAGACCCGAATGCCCAAAAAGTAAAAACCGGACTTAGGCAATTGATAAGAAAACTGACGGAAGCATCAGCCATCCGAGCTTCACAAGCAGATTCGGTGGCTAAAGCCATTGCTGAAAGTAAATATCCGACCACCATTGTATGCGGTGATTTCAACGACGGCTCCATTTCGTATACACACCGTATCCTGACCCAAAAGCTTAATGATGCATTCACACAGTCCGGTAAAGGGTTGGGAATCTCCTACAATCAAAATAAGTTCTACTTCCGCATAGACAATATCTTGATCAGCCCCAACCTGAAGGCCTACAATTGCACTGTAGACCAGTCTATCAAAGCATCAGACCACTACCCGATCTGGTGCTATATCAGTAAACGATGA
- a CDS encoding rhomboid family intramembrane serine protease, producing MGHIIADLKETFRRGTIFIQLIYVNAGIFVIGTLIHIFLRLFEVSTPDIFGIFALPASLNGFIHQPWSLFTYMFMHAGILHILFNMLWLYWFGSLFLYFFSAKHLRGLYVLGGICGGLLYMAAYNVFPLFSSQVMGVTLIGASASVLAIVTATAYREPNYRVQLFLVGAIPLKYLALIVIGIDVLSITSSNAGGHIAHLGGALAGLWFAVSLGKGTDLTSWINRMLDGFLSLFQKKTWKRKPKMKVHYGNSATGREKDYDYNARKKAQSEEVDRILEKLKKSGYDSLTTEEKKSLFDASKR from the coding sequence ATGGGACATATTATAGCTGATTTAAAGGAGACATTCAGAAGAGGAACTATTTTTATCCAACTGATTTATGTCAACGCAGGCATCTTTGTGATCGGCACGTTGATCCATATTTTCTTGCGACTGTTTGAAGTAAGTACCCCCGATATATTCGGTATATTTGCCTTACCGGCATCCTTGAACGGATTTATTCATCAGCCCTGGTCGTTATTTACTTATATGTTTATGCATGCCGGCATCCTGCATATTCTATTCAATATGCTTTGGCTCTATTGGTTCGGAAGCTTGTTTCTCTACTTTTTCTCGGCAAAGCATTTAAGAGGTTTATATGTACTGGGAGGAATTTGTGGAGGTTTGCTATATATGGCCGCCTACAATGTATTTCCTTTATTCAGTTCGCAAGTAATGGGGGTAACATTAATAGGAGCATCAGCCTCCGTGTTAGCCATTGTAACTGCCACGGCCTATCGTGAACCTAACTACAGGGTACAACTTTTTCTTGTCGGTGCCATCCCCCTCAAATACCTGGCACTGATCGTTATCGGAATTGATGTATTGTCCATTACTTCAAGCAATGCCGGAGGACATATCGCCCACTTAGGCGGTGCCCTTGCAGGACTTTGGTTTGCTGTCAGCCTAGGCAAAGGAACTGATTTAACGTCCTGGATCAACCGGATGCTGGATGGCTTCCTCTCTCTGTTTCAGAAGAAAACATGGAAACGGAAACCGAAAATGAAAGTACACTATGGCAACAGTGCTACCGGTCGTGAGAAAGATTATGATTACAATGCCCGTAAAAAAGCACAGTCTGAAGAAGTGGACCGGATTCTGGAAAAGCTGAAAAAATCCGGCTACGACAGCCTGACAACAGAAGAAAAGAAAAGCTTGTTCGACGCAAGCAAAAGATAA
- a CDS encoding rhomboid family intramembrane serine protease has product MPTVTKNLIIINVLVFFGTFVAQRYGLDLTNYLGLHFFLANDFNPAQLITYMFMHGGFSHIFFNMFAVFMFGSILEQTWGPKRFLLYYILCGIGAGLIQEGVQYIQYVTELSHYAQVNIGTGIIPMEEYLNMMTTVGASGAVYAILLAFGMLFPNNQLFVFPLPFPIKAKFFVIGYAVIELWSGLANSVGDNVAHFAHLGGMLFGLILILYWRKKSNNNGTYYS; this is encoded by the coding sequence ATGCCAACTGTAACTAAGAACCTGATAATTATCAATGTACTGGTATTTTTTGGAACGTTTGTAGCCCAACGTTACGGCCTGGATTTAACGAATTATCTGGGATTGCATTTTTTCCTTGCAAATGACTTCAATCCGGCGCAGCTAATCACTTATATGTTCATGCATGGCGGATTCAGCCACATTTTCTTCAATATGTTTGCCGTTTTTATGTTCGGATCGATTCTCGAACAAACCTGGGGTCCCAAACGCTTCCTCCTCTACTATATTCTCTGCGGTATCGGTGCGGGACTAATTCAGGAGGGGGTACAGTATATTCAGTATGTAACAGAACTTAGCCACTACGCGCAAGTGAATATAGGTACAGGTATTATCCCCATGGAAGAGTATCTGAACATGATGACCACCGTAGGTGCTTCGGGAGCCGTTTACGCCATATTGCTGGCATTCGGTATGTTATTTCCCAATAACCAGCTGTTTGTCTTCCCACTACCTTTTCCTATCAAAGCGAAATTCTTCGTTATAGGATATGCTGTCATTGAATTATGGTCAGGACTTGCCAATAGCGTTGGAGACAATGTCGCTCACTTTGCTCATTTGGGAGGAATGCTGTTCGGACTGATCCTGATTTTATACTGGAGAAAAAAAAGCAATAACAATGGGACATATTATAGCTGA
- a CDS encoding HU family DNA-binding protein: MNKSDLISAMAAEAQMSKADAKKALNAFITSVTNAMKAGEKVSLVGFGTFSVGERAERTGINPSTKAAITIPAKKVAKFKAGAELSAAVE, encoded by the coding sequence ATGAATAAGTCTGATCTTATTAGCGCAATGGCTGCAGAAGCTCAAATGAGCAAAGCCGATGCCAAAAAAGCACTTAATGCTTTCATCACTTCAGTTACTAATGCTATGAAAGCTGGCGAAAAAGTATCCCTCGTTGGTTTTGGTACTTTCTCTGTAGGCGAAAGAGCTGAAAGAACTGGTATTAACCCTTCTACAAAGGCAGCTATTACTATTCCTGCAAAGAAAGTAGCTAAGTTTAAAGCCGGTGCTGAATTGTCTGCAGCTGTTGAATAA
- the argS gene encoding arginine--tRNA ligase, with protein MKIEDKLVASVISGLKALYGQEIPEKMVQIQKTKKEFEGHLTLVVFPFLKMSRKGPEQTAQEVGEYLKANEPAVAAFNVIKGFLNLTIASATWIQLLNEIHADEQYGLVKATEGAPLVMIEYSSPNTNKPLHLGHVRNNLLGNALANIVAANGNKVVKTNIVNDRGIHICKSMLAWKKYGNGETPETSGKKGDHLVGDYYVSFDKHYKAEVKELTAQFTAQGMSGDEAKAKAEAESPLMQEARGMLVKWEAGDPEVRGLWEMMNNWVYAGFDETYQKMGVSFDKIYYESNTYLEGKEKVLEGLEKGFFYKKEDGSVWADLTAEGLDHKLLLRSDGTSVYMTQDIGTAKLRFADYPINKMIYVVGNEQNYHFQVLSILLDKLGFEWGKSLVHFSYGMVELPEGKMKSREGTVVDADDLMEEMIATAKETSQELGKLDGLTQEEADDIARIVGLGALKYFILKVDARKNMTFNPKESIDFNGNTGPFIQYTYARIQSVLRKAAESGIVIPEQIPAGIELSEKEEGLIQMVADFAAVVKQAGEDYSPSIIANYTYDLVKEYNQFYHDFSILHEENEAVKVFRIALSANVAKVVRLGMNLLGIEVPSRM; from the coding sequence ATGAAGATAGAAGATAAACTTGTAGCGTCCGTCATTAGCGGACTGAAGGCACTCTACGGTCAGGAAATCCCTGAAAAAATGGTGCAGATTCAAAAGACCAAGAAAGAATTTGAAGGACATTTGACACTGGTCGTGTTCCCTTTTCTGAAGATGTCGAGAAAAGGTCCGGAACAGACGGCGCAGGAGGTTGGCGAATATCTGAAGGCTAACGAACCGGCAGTAGCTGCTTTTAATGTGATAAAAGGTTTTTTGAACCTGACTATCGCATCAGCTACGTGGATTCAGTTGCTGAATGAGATTCATGCTGACGAACAATATGGCTTGGTAAAGGCTACCGAAGGTGCTCCGTTGGTGATGATTGAGTATTCTTCTCCGAATACGAACAAACCGCTTCACCTGGGACACGTGCGTAACAACCTTTTGGGGAATGCATTGGCAAATATTGTGGCGGCAAATGGCAATAAGGTGGTAAAGACTAATATCGTAAACGACCGTGGTATCCATATCTGTAAATCCATGCTGGCATGGAAGAAATATGGAAACGGTGAAACTCCGGAGACTTCCGGGAAGAAAGGCGACCATTTGGTAGGCGATTATTATGTCTCTTTCGATAAGCATTATAAAGCAGAAGTAAAGGAGCTGACGGCCCAATTTACAGCGCAGGGAATGAGTGGCGATGAAGCTAAAGCAAAGGCAGAAGCTGAATCTCCATTGATGCAAGAGGCCCGGGGAATGCTGGTGAAGTGGGAAGCCGGCGATCCGGAGGTACGCGGATTGTGGGAAATGATGAACAACTGGGTATATGCCGGATTCGATGAAACCTATCAGAAGATGGGCGTTAGCTTCGACAAGATATATTATGAATCCAATACCTATCTCGAAGGCAAAGAAAAGGTACTGGAAGGATTGGAAAAAGGTTTCTTCTACAAGAAGGAGGACGGTTCCGTATGGGCCGACCTGACTGCCGAAGGACTGGATCATAAACTTCTTCTTCGTAGTGACGGTACTTCTGTCTATATGACGCAGGATATCGGTACGGCTAAACTTCGTTTTGCCGATTATCCGATTAATAAGATGATTTATGTAGTGGGTAACGAACAGAACTATCACTTCCAAGTACTGTCTATCTTGCTCGATAAGCTCGGTTTCGAATGGGGCAAGAGCCTGGTGCACTTCTCTTACGGAATGGTGGAACTGCCGGAAGGTAAGATGAAATCCCGTGAAGGTACGGTAGTTGATGCTGACGACTTGATGGAGGAAATGATTGCCACTGCTAAAGAAACTTCACAAGAACTTGGTAAACTGGATGGTTTGACACAGGAAGAAGCGGATGATATTGCCCGTATTGTCGGCCTGGGTGCGTTGAAATATTTCATTCTGAAAGTCGATGCCCGTAAGAATATGACATTCAATCCGAAAGAATCTATCGACTTCAACGGCAATACAGGACCGTTCATTCAATATACTTATGCACGTATCCAGTCCGTACTTCGCAAAGCTGCCGAATCGGGTATTGTCATTCCCGAACAGATTCCGGCCGGTATTGAATTGAGTGAGAAGGAAGAAGGGCTGATTCAGATGGTGGCCGATTTTGCTGCGGTTGTAAAACAAGCCGGTGAAGATTACAGCCCCTCTATTATCGCTAATTATACCTATGACCTGGTGAAAGAATACAACCAGTTCTATCACGACTTCAGCATTTTGCATGAAGAGAATGAGGCGGTGAAAGTATTCCGTATCGCTCTGTCTGCCAATGTAGCCAAAGTGGTTCGTTTAGGAATGAATCTGCTGGGTATTGAAGTTCCTTCACGGATGTAA
- a CDS encoding DoxX family protein: protein MKNVICICTLFTGLFFCLSGIGKAIDITEFEKIFSQYGLPDIAFTIPILTWVEVALGLFLIFRIRLRETAFTALMVLASITLVFMYGYLFREVEDCGCFGAFSVLNSSSIATLIRNVVLAILLIIIFKNSHQIPSEPSLSSTRLIKAAFILTVMSCVIYLSGYTAHYKFKFHHPKEYTENYVGKPVCQTPLKELITTSKDSTYFVFVFSYGCPHCYNSIENLKEYETSQIANKVIGLSFITDTAQVARFSRIFHPSFQIQHGTAQQLMKITDTFPVSYYISSDTVRMRVRGELPCAYVLQKQKKALHP, encoded by the coding sequence ATGAAAAACGTTATTTGTATTTGTACACTTTTCACAGGTCTTTTCTTTTGCCTTTCAGGTATCGGAAAAGCAATAGATATCACAGAATTTGAGAAAATATTCTCTCAATACGGCTTACCTGATATTGCTTTCACCATCCCCATTCTGACATGGGTGGAAGTAGCATTAGGACTATTTCTGATTTTCAGAATCCGCCTGCGGGAAACAGCCTTCACTGCCCTCATGGTATTGGCAAGCATTACATTGGTATTTATGTACGGCTATCTATTCCGTGAGGTGGAAGACTGCGGATGTTTTGGAGCATTCTCCGTACTCAATTCTTCGTCAATTGCAACACTTATCCGCAATGTCGTTCTTGCTATTCTACTTATTATTATTTTCAAAAACAGCCATCAGATACCATCCGAGCCCTCTTTATCTTCAACACGATTGATAAAGGCTGCATTTATCCTCACCGTCATGAGCTGTGTGATCTATTTATCTGGCTACACAGCACATTACAAATTCAAATTTCACCATCCAAAGGAATATACAGAAAATTATGTAGGCAAACCCGTCTGCCAAACACCATTAAAAGAACTTATCACGACTTCAAAAGATTCTACTTACTTTGTGTTTGTATTCTCTTATGGATGCCCTCATTGTTATAACTCTATCGAAAATTTAAAAGAATACGAAACATCCCAAATCGCAAATAAAGTCATCGGACTATCTTTCATAACAGATACGGCACAAGTCGCACGTTTCTCCCGGATATTTCATCCCTCGTTTCAAATACAACACGGCACAGCGCAACAATTGATGAAAATCACGGATACTTTTCCCGTCTCTTATTATATCTCAAGCGATACGGTACGCATGAGAGTCAGAGGTGAACTCCCATGCGCTTATGTATTACAAAAACAAAAGAAAGCATTACATCCGTGA
- the topA gene encoding type I DNA topoisomerase, with protein sequence MQKNLVIVESPAKAKTIEKFLGKDFKVLSSYGHIRDLKKKEFSIDVEKDFKPSYEIPADKKALVNTLKAEAKGAETVWLASDEDREGEAIAWHLYEVLKLKPENTKRIVFHEITKSAILKAIEQPRDIDLNLVNAQQARRILDRIVGFELSPVLWRKVKPALSAGRVQSVAVRLIVEREREIHAFQTEAAYRITAVFLVPDTDGKPVEMKAELARRIKTKKEAKAFLAICQGASFAINDITTRPIKKTPPAPFTTSTLQQEAARKLGYTVAQTMMLAQRLYESGFITYMRTDSVNLSEFATVGSKDAIIKMMGDRYVHPRHFETKTKGAQEAHEAIRPTYIENQTIEGTPQEKKLYDLIWKRTIASQMADAELEKTTATITISGSSDVFTAIGEVIKFDGFLRVYRESYDDDNEQEDESRLLPPLKKGQQLEHGPIIATERFTQRPPRYTEASLVRKLEELGIGRPSTYAPTISTIQQREYVEKGNKDGEERQFNVMTLKDGQIEDENHTEITGAEKAKLFPTDTGTVVNDFLTEYFPDILDFNFTATVEKEFDEIAEGEVKWTSIMKNFYDKFHPSVENTLAIKTEHKVGERILGEDPETGKPISVKIGRFGPVVQIGTVEDEEKPRFAPMKKGQSMETITLEEALELFKLPRTLGEYEGKSVSVGVGRFGPYVLHNKVYVSLPKTLDPMEITLEEAEQLILEKRQKEAERHIKKFEEEPELEILNGRYGPYITYKGNNYKIPKDIVPQDLSLNSCLELVRIQDEKATTSTSKGKFKRKK encoded by the coding sequence ATGCAGAAAAACCTTGTCATAGTCGAGTCTCCGGCAAAAGCAAAAACGATTGAAAAGTTTCTTGGGAAAGATTTTAAAGTCCTTTCTAGTTACGGTCACATACGCGATCTGAAGAAAAAAGAATTCAGTATCGACGTAGAGAAGGATTTTAAACCCAGCTACGAAATCCCGGCAGACAAGAAGGCGCTGGTCAACACACTGAAGGCAGAAGCCAAAGGGGCAGAAACCGTATGGCTCGCATCCGATGAGGACCGCGAGGGAGAGGCGATTGCCTGGCATCTGTATGAGGTATTAAAACTAAAACCGGAAAACACCAAACGAATCGTATTTCATGAAATTACAAAAAGCGCTATCTTAAAAGCAATTGAACAACCACGCGACATTGACCTCAACCTCGTAAACGCACAGCAGGCACGACGGATTCTGGACCGTATCGTAGGTTTCGAACTCTCTCCCGTGCTTTGGAGAAAAGTGAAACCGGCACTCTCTGCCGGACGTGTTCAGTCTGTTGCCGTCCGCCTGATCGTTGAACGCGAACGTGAAATACATGCTTTCCAAACGGAAGCCGCTTATCGCATCACTGCCGTATTCCTCGTCCCGGACACGGATGGAAAACCGGTGGAGATGAAAGCCGAACTGGCTCGCCGTATCAAAACCAAAAAAGAAGCAAAGGCTTTCCTCGCTATTTGTCAGGGAGCCAGCTTTGCAATCAATGATATTACAACCCGCCCGATTAAGAAAACGCCTCCTGCTCCGTTCACAACGTCTACTTTGCAACAGGAAGCCGCACGCAAACTGGGATATACCGTAGCGCAGACCATGATGCTCGCGCAGCGTTTATACGAATCGGGATTCATCACTTACATGCGTACGGACTCTGTCAACCTCTCGGAATTTGCAACGGTGGGCAGCAAAGACGCTATCATCAAAATGATGGGTGACCGCTACGTACATCCCCGCCATTTTGAGACTAAGACCAAGGGGGCGCAAGAAGCCCACGAGGCCATCCGTCCTACTTATATAGAAAACCAGACTATTGAAGGGACACCACAGGAGAAAAAGCTATACGACTTGATATGGAAACGCACCATTGCCTCACAAATGGCAGATGCGGAACTGGAAAAGACGACTGCTACCATCACCATAAGTGGCAGCAGTGATGTCTTTACAGCTATCGGTGAGGTGATTAAGTTCGACGGATTCCTGCGTGTATACCGTGAATCTTATGATGACGATAATGAACAGGAAGATGAGAGTCGTCTGCTTCCTCCTTTGAAAAAAGGTCAGCAGTTGGAGCATGGACCTATTATCGCAACGGAACGTTTCACTCAACGCCCTCCACGCTATACGGAAGCAAGCCTTGTACGTAAGTTGGAAGAACTGGGTATCGGACGCCCGTCTACGTATGCGCCTACCATCTCTACCATCCAGCAACGTGAATATGTGGAGAAGGGCAATAAAGACGGTGAAGAACGTCAGTTTAATGTCATGACATTGAAAGATGGTCAGATAGAAGACGAAAATCATACTGAAATTACAGGTGCAGAAAAGGCGAAGTTATTTCCAACGGATACCGGCACTGTGGTAAATGATTTCCTGACCGAATATTTCCCGGACATTCTGGATTTCAACTTTACCGCCACCGTAGAAAAGGAATTCGACGAAATAGCAGAAGGAGAAGTGAAATGGACCTCTATCATGAAGAACTTCTATGACAAGTTCCATCCGTCTGTAGAAAACACATTGGCTATTAAGACAGAGCATAAAGTAGGCGAACGCATTCTGGGAGAAGACCCGGAGACAGGCAAACCCATTTCCGTTAAGATTGGGCGCTTCGGTCCTGTTGTACAGATTGGTACGGTGGAAGATGAAGAAAAACCACGCTTTGCACCAATGAAAAAAGGTCAATCTATGGAGACCATTACATTGGAAGAAGCGCTGGAATTATTCAAATTACCTCGTACACTGGGCGAATATGAAGGAAAATCAGTCAGTGTAGGGGTCGGTCGTTTCGGTCCGTATGTCCTGCACAATAAGGTATATGTATCGCTCCCGAAAACACTTGACCCGATGGAAATTACTTTGGAAGAGGCAGAACAGCTGATTCTGGAGAAACGTCAGAAAGAAGCGGAACGCCACATCAAGAAATTTGAAGAGGAACCCGAACTTGAGATTCTGAACGGACGTTACGGACCTTATATTACTTATAAAGGTAATAACTATAAAATTCCTAAGGATATTGTTCCACAGGATTTAAGTCTGAATAGTTGTTTGGAACTAGTTAGGATACAAGACGAAAAAGCAACAACATCTACGTCTAAAGGAAAATTTAAAAGAAAAAAATAA